One Aneurinibacillus migulanus genomic region harbors:
- the trxA gene encoding thioredoxin encodes MTICHTTDTTFKDDLKSEGFTLVNFWAPWCAPCRSFGPVLEEFEREYSNEVRSLKVNVDEQSNTANQFGVMSIPTTILFKNGEPIDKIIGVVRIEELKQFITDKKN; translated from the coding sequence ATGACCATTTGCCACACTACGGATACTACCTTTAAAGATGATTTGAAAAGCGAAGGCTTTACATTAGTCAATTTTTGGGCACCTTGGTGCGCGCCCTGCCGCTCTTTTGGACCTGTACTCGAAGAGTTTGAACGGGAATATAGCAACGAAGTGAGGAGCCTCAAAGTTAATGTAGATGAACAATCCAATACTGCTAATCAATTTGGAGTTATGAGCATTCCAACCACTATTCTGTTTAAAAATGGTGAGCCGATCGACAAAATAATTGGAGTTGTTCGTATCGAAGAACTAAAACAATTCATAACCGATAAAAAAAATTAG
- a CDS encoding NAD(P)/FAD-dependent oxidoreductase, with translation MTYDCAIIGGGPAGLNAALVLGRARRSVALIDNNRPRNAVTHASHGFITRDGVTPDEFRRVAYEEVRRYPSVDHLQTEVVSVGKIESGFEMFDSSDFRVQARKLILATGVKEIFPEIEGFYPLYGKSLFNCPYCDGWELQDQPLVVVSEYPSAFHTFKLLLNWSKDLVVCTNGKASLSDEQKKQLEAKGIMVMEQPVTAFIGQNGQLEYVHFADGTQVPRSGGFVMPKFVQSTLFGERLGCERTKSGGIKTDQGGRTSIPGVYATGDASYFSPSQLIFAAADGSRTAMSVNMDLTEEDFE, from the coding sequence ATGACTTACGATTGCGCTATTATTGGTGGAGGGCCCGCCGGGTTGAATGCAGCCCTCGTGCTTGGCAGGGCAAGACGAAGCGTAGCTTTGATCGACAACAATCGGCCTAGAAATGCCGTTACGCATGCGTCTCACGGCTTTATTACGAGAGACGGCGTAACACCGGACGAGTTCCGCCGCGTTGCTTATGAGGAGGTGCGTCGTTATCCGTCTGTTGATCATCTGCAAACCGAGGTTGTTTCGGTTGGCAAAATCGAATCTGGATTTGAGATGTTCGATTCGTCAGATTTTCGCGTTCAAGCACGAAAACTGATCTTGGCGACGGGCGTAAAGGAAATATTTCCCGAGATCGAAGGCTTTTATCCGCTATACGGGAAAAGTTTGTTCAATTGCCCCTATTGCGACGGCTGGGAGCTACAGGATCAACCACTTGTCGTTGTTTCCGAATATCCGTCCGCTTTTCATACGTTCAAACTGCTTCTTAATTGGAGCAAGGATTTAGTCGTCTGCACGAACGGGAAGGCGTCTCTGTCGGACGAGCAAAAGAAGCAGCTTGAAGCAAAGGGAATTATGGTGATGGAGCAACCTGTTACAGCTTTTATCGGTCAAAATGGTCAACTTGAGTATGTTCACTTCGCAGATGGAACTCAAGTCCCAAGGTCCGGCGGCTTCGTGATGCCTAAATTTGTGCAAAGCACACTGTTCGGAGAACGTTTGGGCTGTGAAAGAACGAAGTCGGGAGGGATCAAAACGGATCAAGGGGGAAGAACCTCGATACCTGGTGTATATGCCACCGGGGATGCTTCATACTTCTCGCCTTCCCAATTGATTTTTGCCGCGGCGGACGGCAGCCGAACCGCTATGAGCGTAAATATGGATTTGACGGAAGAAGATTTTGAATGA
- a CDS encoding Rrf2 family transcriptional regulator: MRFTKATNYALHTMLMLVEASQVKPVGVQQLAESQGVSPTYLSKILTRLVKAGMIESVSGANGGYRLSRKKDDITFLDIIHAIEGTASLFECDFVHGDECLIQAVMKEAEEKMEAHLKKTKLADLAQKQTQV, translated from the coding sequence ATGAGATTTACAAAAGCGACGAATTATGCTCTGCATACCATGCTCATGCTCGTCGAGGCTTCTCAGGTTAAGCCGGTAGGTGTCCAGCAGTTGGCAGAATCCCAAGGCGTTTCACCTACCTATCTTTCCAAAATTTTAACGAGGCTCGTGAAAGCAGGGATGATCGAATCAGTTTCTGGAGCTAACGGAGGCTATCGGTTATCCCGCAAAAAAGACGACATTACGTTTTTGGATATTATTCACGCCATTGAGGGTACGGCCTCCTTATTTGAATGTGATTTTGTCCACGGTGACGAATGCTTGATTCAAGCTGTAATGAAGGAAGCGGAAGAGAAAATGGAGGCGCATCTCAAAAAAACGAAATTGGCAGACCTCGCTCAAAAGCAAACGCAAGTTTAA
- a CDS encoding winged helix-turn-helix domain-containing protein, protein MLQLFIQERFGISMCRTGILRMLYRMGFRAAQVINW, encoded by the coding sequence ATCCTTCAGTTATTTATTCAGGAACGCTTTGGTATTTCCATGTGTCGAACAGGTATCTTGCGCATGCTGTATCGGATGGGGTTTCGCGCCGCCCAGGTTATCAATTGGTAA